Proteins co-encoded in one Streptomyces sp. NBC_01283 genomic window:
- a CDS encoding erythromycin esterase family protein → MPWTAQPARTARRAVPLALVGTLGLGALVAPQAAARTEPGPANPVPAIERAAHPLRSTDPGGSTKDLRPMGRMVGEASVVGLGEATHGSHEFFTMKDRVFRYLVEEKGFTTFAQEVSWTTGLRFDAYVHGGEGDVRELVHKELAKTPWDTEEYVELLTWMRAYNEKHPDRQVRFLGDDLNYPELGHELFDGVEDYVRAHEPDLLPRITELYAPIRRLSDGDTYMARPLEERRKLAGQAREALKLLERLQPASPDREFTLVMQHARSVSQTATIYAFPFDTPEGVKDGMLYRDRLMARNTAWWQKQTGDKVLLSAHNAHVGYESYDPRYPKMQGAFLRDRLGKRYVSIGFTFDQGSFMAQSEESEAWKPRSVGAAERGTNEYTLDKVRHDDYFLDMRTAPAAARKWLGKGRLTQSIGTAYPDGPHKIRLAPTHDILVHLHRVTAAHRQSQ, encoded by the coding sequence ATGCCATGGACAGCACAGCCGGCACGGACGGCACGTCGCGCAGTTCCCCTGGCGCTGGTCGGCACACTCGGCCTGGGGGCGCTGGTCGCGCCCCAGGCCGCCGCCCGGACAGAGCCCGGCCCGGCGAATCCGGTCCCGGCGATCGAGCGCGCGGCCCACCCCCTCCGCTCGACCGACCCGGGCGGCTCCACCAAGGACCTGCGGCCGATGGGCCGCATGGTGGGTGAAGCTTCCGTGGTGGGCCTGGGCGAGGCCACACACGGTTCGCACGAGTTCTTCACGATGAAGGACCGGGTCTTCCGCTATCTCGTCGAGGAGAAGGGGTTCACCACCTTCGCCCAGGAAGTCAGCTGGACGACGGGGCTGCGCTTCGACGCGTACGTGCACGGGGGCGAGGGGGACGTGCGCGAGCTCGTCCACAAGGAGCTGGCGAAGACGCCCTGGGACACCGAGGAGTACGTCGAGCTCCTGACGTGGATGCGCGCGTACAACGAGAAGCACCCGGACCGCCAGGTGCGCTTCCTGGGCGACGACCTCAACTACCCCGAACTCGGGCATGAGCTGTTCGACGGCGTGGAGGACTACGTCCGCGCGCACGAGCCGGACCTGCTGCCCAGGATCACCGAGCTGTACGCGCCGATCCGCCGCCTCTCGGACGGGGACACGTACATGGCCAGGCCCCTGGAGGAGCGGCGGAAGCTGGCCGGCCAGGCACGGGAGGCGCTGAAGCTGCTCGAGCGCCTTCAACCGGCCTCGCCCGACCGGGAGTTCACCCTGGTGATGCAGCACGCCCGGTCCGTCTCACAGACCGCCACGATCTACGCCTTCCCCTTCGACACCCCCGAAGGGGTCAAGGACGGCATGCTGTACCGCGACCGCCTCATGGCCCGGAACACCGCCTGGTGGCAGAAACAGACCGGCGACAAGGTGCTCCTGTCGGCGCACAACGCCCATGTCGGGTACGAGAGTTACGATCCGCGCTACCCGAAGATGCAGGGCGCCTTCCTGCGCGACCGGCTCGGCAAGCGGTACGTCAGCATCGGATTCACCTTCGACCAGGGGTCGTTCATGGCGCAGAGCGAGGAGTCCGAGGCGTGGAAGCCCCGGTCCGTGGGCGCGGCCGAGCGCGGCACGAACGAGTACACCCTCGACAAGGTGCGGCACGACGACTACTTCCTCGACATGCGGACCGCCCCCGCGGCCGCCCGGAAGTGGCTCGGCAAGGGCCGGCTGACCCAGAGCATCGGCACGGCCTACCCGGACGGCCCCCACAAGATCCGGCTCGCGCCCACCCACGACATCCTCGTCCACCTGCATCGCGTCACCGCAGCTCACCGCCAGTCTCAATGA
- a CDS encoding phosphotransferase family protein: MSSDHPPGLDLDQLRGHLDRERPGLVGGPLTARLIEGGRSNLTYAVTDGTSRWVVRRPPLGHVLATAHDMKREHRVISALHHGTDVPVPTPVLLCEDPDVLGAPFYVMDFVEGTPFRTAEELAPLGAERTRAAVLGLVDTLVDLHSVDPEAVGLGDFGRPDGFLDRQLRRWGKQLDASRNRDLAGIDELHAALGRQLPVSPAATVVHGDYRLDNVLIGGDDRIKAILDWEMSTLGDPLTDLGLLVMYSTKLQLPDSPISTTAGAAGHPQAAELVERYAARSGRDVSAVSWYTAFAWFKLAVILEGIHYRYTLGQTVGAGFDRIGELVPVFIEHGLTTLQGRQEG, encoded by the coding sequence ATGAGCTCAGACCATCCACCAGGCCTCGACCTCGACCAGTTGCGCGGCCACCTGGACCGCGAGCGGCCGGGCCTCGTGGGCGGGCCGCTCACCGCCCGGCTGATCGAGGGCGGCCGGTCGAACCTCACGTACGCCGTGACGGACGGCACCTCGCGCTGGGTCGTGCGGCGGCCACCGCTCGGGCACGTCCTTGCGACCGCGCACGACATGAAGCGCGAGCACCGTGTGATCAGCGCGCTGCACCACGGGACCGACGTGCCGGTGCCGACGCCCGTGCTGCTCTGCGAGGACCCCGACGTGCTCGGGGCACCCTTCTACGTCATGGACTTCGTGGAGGGCACGCCGTTCCGCACCGCCGAGGAGCTGGCGCCGCTGGGTGCCGAGCGCACCCGTGCCGCGGTCCTCGGCCTCGTCGACACCCTCGTCGACCTGCACTCCGTGGACCCGGAAGCGGTCGGCCTCGGTGACTTCGGGCGGCCCGACGGCTTCCTGGACCGGCAGCTGCGCCGCTGGGGCAAGCAGCTGGACGCCTCGCGCAACCGCGACCTGGCGGGGATCGACGAGCTGCACGCCGCCCTGGGGCGCCAGCTGCCCGTCTCCCCCGCGGCCACCGTCGTGCACGGCGACTACCGCCTCGACAACGTCCTGATCGGCGGGGACGACCGGATCAAGGCGATCCTCGACTGGGAGATGTCCACGCTCGGCGATCCGCTCACCGACCTGGGCCTGCTCGTCATGTACAGCACGAAGCTCCAGCTTCCGGACTCCCCCATCAGCACCACGGCGGGCGCCGCCGGGCACCCGCAGGCCGCCGAGCTGGTCGAGCGGTACGCCGCGCGCTCGGGGCGCGACGTCTCCGCGGTGTCCTGGTACACGGCGTTCGCGTGGTTCAAGCTCGCCGTGATCCTGGAGGGCATCCACTACCGGTACACGCTCGGCCAGACGGTCGGCGCGGGCTTCGACCGCATCGGGGAGCTGGTCCCCGTCTTCATCGAGCACGGCCTCACCACCCTCCAAGGACGACAGGAAGGCTGA
- a CDS encoding acyl-CoA dehydrogenase family protein encodes MDFAFDARTEELRDRLLTFMDEHVYPAEKTAEEQRAQLASPWDTPAIVGELKAEARKQGLWNLFFVDQHSLPDAEHGAGLTNLQYAPLAEITGRSPHLAPTALNCAAPDTGNMEVLAQFGNEEQKKQWLEPLLAGEIRSAFAMTEPEVASSDATNITTLIERDGDEYVITGRKWYISGAMNPDCQIFILMGKTDPGNSDPRRQQSMVLVPRDTPGLEVRRAMQVYGYEDHSHGGHAEVVFDRVRVPVSNLIGEEGGGFAIAQARLGPGRIHHCMRLIGMAERAIELMCRRAVARTAFGKPLAQQGVVQEWIADARVAVEQLRLLVLKTAWLMDTVGNKGAHTEIQSIKIATPRTVVDILDQAVQLHGAGGVSQDFPLAELWASARTLRLADGPDEVHQRSLARRELKKYL; translated from the coding sequence ATGGACTTCGCATTCGACGCCCGCACCGAAGAGCTGCGCGACAGGCTCCTCACCTTCATGGACGAGCACGTCTACCCGGCGGAGAAGACGGCCGAGGAGCAGCGCGCCCAGCTCGCCTCTCCGTGGGACACCCCGGCGATCGTCGGCGAGCTGAAGGCCGAGGCACGCAAGCAGGGCCTGTGGAATCTTTTCTTTGTAGACCAGCACAGCCTGCCGGACGCCGAGCACGGCGCCGGGCTCACCAACCTCCAGTACGCGCCGCTCGCCGAGATCACGGGCCGCTCCCCGCACCTGGCGCCCACCGCGCTGAACTGCGCGGCCCCGGACACCGGCAACATGGAGGTCCTCGCCCAGTTCGGCAACGAGGAGCAGAAGAAGCAGTGGCTCGAGCCCCTGCTCGCCGGTGAGATCCGCTCGGCGTTCGCGATGACCGAGCCCGAGGTCGCCTCGTCCGACGCCACGAACATCACGACGCTCATCGAGCGCGACGGCGACGAGTACGTCATCACCGGACGCAAGTGGTACATCTCCGGGGCGATGAACCCGGACTGCCAGATCTTCATCCTGATGGGCAAGACGGACCCCGGGAACTCCGACCCGCGCCGCCAGCAGTCCATGGTGCTCGTGCCGCGCGACACCCCCGGCCTCGAAGTGCGCCGCGCCATGCAGGTGTACGGGTACGAGGACCACTCCCACGGAGGGCACGCCGAGGTCGTCTTCGACCGGGTCCGGGTCCCCGTCAGCAATCTGATCGGCGAGGAGGGCGGCGGCTTCGCCATCGCCCAGGCCCGGCTCGGCCCCGGCCGCATCCACCACTGCATGCGCCTGATCGGCATGGCCGAGCGGGCCATCGAGCTGATGTGTCGGCGCGCGGTGGCGCGTACGGCGTTCGGCAAGCCGCTCGCCCAGCAGGGCGTCGTCCAGGAGTGGATCGCGGACGCCCGGGTCGCGGTGGAGCAGCTGCGGCTGCTCGTCCTGAAGACCGCGTGGCTGATGGACACCGTGGGCAACAAGGGTGCGCACACGGAGATCCAGTCCATCAAGATCGCGACCCCGCGGACGGTGGTGGACATCCTCGACCAGGCCGTGCAGCTGCACGGCGCGGGCGGCGTCAGCCAGGACTTCCCGCTGGCGGAGCTGTGGGCCTCCGCGAGGACACTGCGGCTGGCCGACGGTCCCGATGAGGTGCACCAGCGGTCGCTGGCCCGGCGGGAGCTGAAGAAGTACCTGTAG
- a CDS encoding MFS transporter — translation MRRVAVASFIGTAIEFYDFYIYGTAAALVLNEAFFPTLDPVNATLASFSTYAVAFAARPIGSVVFGHFGDRVGRKSVLVASLLLMGLSTALVGLLPGYGTLGIWAPVLLILLRFLQGIGLGGEWGGAALLAVEHAPKKKRGLYAAFPQLGPSVGFFAATGVFWLLSSVLSDDAFRSWGWRVPFLLSFLLVGVGLFVRLRISETPVFAKVMDAQEASKVPTLDVLRRYPRELLLGAGGMIVAYGLFYTATTYCLAYSTGTLGVSRNTMLGLSLVACLFLAAGTWLAATRSDGAGRRKLILVGAGLAVVWGLVLFPLLDTEQPVLMALAIGGALFCMGVVYGPMGAYLPELFGSNVRYSGASLAYNLGGVLGGAVSPLVATRLQSAFGSSSVGWYVSAMAVVSLVCVLALPETRERELT, via the coding sequence ATGCGCCGCGTGGCCGTGGCGTCGTTCATCGGGACGGCCATCGAGTTCTACGACTTCTACATCTACGGCACGGCCGCCGCGCTCGTCCTGAACGAGGCGTTCTTCCCGACCCTGGACCCGGTCAACGCCACCCTCGCCTCCTTCTCGACGTACGCGGTGGCGTTCGCGGCGCGGCCCATCGGGTCGGTGGTCTTCGGGCACTTCGGTGACCGGGTCGGCCGCAAGTCGGTGCTCGTGGCCTCGCTGCTGCTCATGGGTCTTTCGACGGCGCTCGTCGGACTCCTGCCCGGATACGGCACGTTGGGCATCTGGGCGCCGGTCCTGCTGATCCTGCTGCGCTTCCTGCAGGGCATCGGACTCGGCGGCGAGTGGGGCGGGGCCGCGCTGCTCGCGGTGGAGCACGCACCGAAGAAGAAGCGCGGCCTGTACGCCGCCTTCCCCCAACTGGGCCCGTCCGTCGGGTTCTTCGCGGCGACCGGCGTCTTCTGGCTGCTGTCCTCGGTGCTGTCCGACGACGCGTTCCGGTCCTGGGGCTGGCGCGTGCCGTTCCTGCTCTCCTTCCTCCTCGTCGGCGTCGGACTCTTCGTGCGGCTGCGCATCAGCGAGACCCCGGTCTTCGCGAAGGTCATGGACGCCCAGGAGGCCAGCAAGGTCCCCACGCTCGACGTCCTGCGGCGCTATCCGCGCGAACTGCTGCTCGGTGCGGGCGGGATGATCGTCGCCTACGGCCTCTTCTACACGGCGACGACGTACTGCCTGGCCTACTCCACCGGCACCCTGGGCGTCTCCCGCAACACCATGCTGGGCCTCTCGCTGGTCGCCTGCCTCTTCCTCGCGGCCGGTACGTGGCTCGCCGCGACCCGCTCCGACGGTGCGGGCCGCCGCAAGCTGATCCTCGTGGGCGCCGGGCTCGCGGTGGTGTGGGGCCTGGTGCTCTTCCCGCTCCTGGACACGGAGCAGCCGGTGCTCATGGCCCTGGCGATCGGCGGCGCGCTGTTCTGCATGGGCGTGGTGTACGGGCCGATGGGCGCGTACCTGCCGGAGCTGTTCGGCTCGAACGTGCGCTACTCGGGCGCCTCGCTCGCCTACAACCTCGGCGGTGTGCTCGGCGGCGCGGTCTCCCCGCTGGTGGCGACGCGGCTGCAGTCCGCGTTCGGTTCCTCGTCGGTCGGCTGGTACGTGAGCGCCATGGCGGTCGTGTCCCTGGTGTGCGTGCTCGCGCTGCCGGAAACCCGCGAGCGGGAACTGACGTGA
- a CDS encoding NADP-dependent oxidoreductase, whose protein sequence is MKAISYRRYGGPEVLEYGDVRDPKVGPDSVLVKVRAASVNPVDWKCMAGHLDGILDPVFPVIPGWDVAGVVVQPGASVPEYVVGDEVIGYVREDFLSRGTFAEYVAAPVRTLARKPRNLTFEEASGLPLAGLTAYQVMVKTLAVTEGDVVLVHAAAGGVGSIAVQLARHAGARVIGTASERNHDFLREIGAEPVTYGDGLAERVRALAPEGVDAAFDTVGGDTLKVSAELLAPGGRLASIADGAVIGLGGHYCFVRPDADDLQRLTQLVEQDVVTVHVSETFPLERAADAYRLNAEGRTRGKIVVTVDWTADDGPAKH, encoded by the coding sequence ATGAAGGCGATCAGCTACCGCCGGTACGGCGGCCCCGAAGTCCTCGAGTACGGCGATGTGCGCGACCCCAAGGTCGGCCCCGACTCCGTGCTGGTGAAAGTCCGCGCCGCGTCGGTGAACCCCGTCGACTGGAAGTGCATGGCCGGACACCTCGACGGCATCCTCGACCCCGTTTTCCCGGTGATCCCGGGCTGGGACGTCGCGGGCGTCGTGGTACAGCCGGGCGCCTCGGTCCCGGAGTACGTGGTGGGCGACGAGGTCATCGGCTACGTGCGCGAGGACTTCCTCTCGCGCGGCACCTTCGCCGAGTACGTCGCGGCCCCCGTACGCACCCTGGCCCGCAAACCGCGCAACCTCACCTTCGAGGAGGCCTCCGGCCTGCCGCTCGCCGGTCTCACCGCCTATCAGGTGATGGTCAAGACGCTCGCGGTGACGGAGGGCGACGTCGTGCTCGTGCACGCGGCGGCCGGCGGCGTCGGCTCCATCGCCGTCCAGCTGGCCCGGCACGCGGGCGCCCGCGTCATCGGCACCGCGAGCGAACGCAACCACGACTTCCTGCGCGAGATCGGCGCCGAACCGGTGACCTACGGCGACGGTCTGGCCGAGCGCGTACGCGCCCTCGCCCCGGAGGGCGTCGACGCCGCCTTCGACACGGTCGGCGGCGACACCCTCAAGGTGTCGGCCGAACTCCTCGCGCCCGGCGGCCGTCTCGCCTCGATCGCGGACGGCGCGGTCATCGGCCTCGGCGGCCACTACTGCTTCGTGCGCCCGGACGCCGACGACCTCCAGCGCCTGACGCAGCTCGTGGAGCAGGACGTCGTCACGGTCCATGTCTCCGAGACGTTCCCGCTGGAGCGGGCGGCGGACGCGTACCGCCTGAACGCGGAGGGCCGTACCCGGGGCAAGATCGTCGTCACCGTGGACTGGACGGCAGACGACGGCCCGGCCAAGCACTGA
- a CDS encoding DUF202 domain-containing protein — translation MGGVTDQAPVQVRDPGLQPERTRLAWRRTTLSCTVAAVLAARAALQEGTTALSVVACALCLLLWLGFLVVAHRRMTELAASGRPPRLPARAAATAALCTMALAACATAMVF, via the coding sequence GTGGGAGGGGTGACGGACCAGGCCCCGGTCCAGGTCCGCGATCCGGGGCTGCAGCCGGAGCGCACGCGCCTCGCGTGGCGGCGTACGACGCTGTCCTGCACCGTCGCGGCCGTCCTCGCGGCGCGGGCCGCCCTCCAGGAGGGCACCACTGCCCTGTCCGTCGTCGCCTGCGCCCTCTGCCTGCTCCTGTGGCTCGGTTTCCTGGTCGTGGCGCACCGCAGGATGACCGAGCTCGCCGCCAGCGGCAGGCCGCCCCGGCTTCCGGCGCGGGCCGCGGCGACGGCCGCCCTGTGCACGATGGCGCTCGCGGCGTGCGCGACGGCCATGGTGTTCTGA
- a CDS encoding exo-beta-N-acetylmuramidase NamZ domain-containing protein yields the protein MNLSRRSLSRRGLLAATTATALTSAAPASAAGGGGGSGGGPGGGRRLRTGFERLSADGYALLDGERVGIVTNPTGVTRDVRHIVDVMHADDRVNLVAVFGPEHGFRGTAQAGGSEGRHDDPATGLPVYDTYQKSGKALADIFTAAGVDTIVFDIQDAGARFYTYIWTLFDCMESAELAGKRFVVLDRPNPVTGRGAYGPVLHKEFATFVGRQPIAQAHGMTVTELALLFNGEFLERPVELETVKMTGWKRSDFYDASGLPWVPPSPNMPTPDTALVYSGTCLFEGTNLSEGRGTTRPFELLGADGIDRKWAAAANAVDLRGVHFREAYFAPTFSKFQGKTIGGVQLHVHDREAYDPVRTGIALLVTAKKVWSGFAWRSDNWIDKLTGSTQVRTMIDAGADTDEVVGGWQDELARFRAVRKRYLRYH from the coding sequence ATGAACCTGTCCCGACGCAGCCTGTCCAGACGGGGCCTGCTGGCCGCCACCACGGCCACCGCTCTCACCTCGGCGGCCCCGGCGTCCGCGGCGGGAGGCGGGGGCGGCTCGGGCGGCGGACCGGGCGGCGGCCGGCGGCTGCGCACCGGCTTCGAGCGGCTGTCCGCGGACGGCTACGCGCTCCTGGACGGCGAGCGGGTCGGCATCGTGACGAACCCGACCGGCGTCACCCGGGACGTACGGCACATCGTGGACGTCATGCACGCCGACGACCGGGTGAACCTGGTCGCGGTGTTCGGCCCCGAGCACGGCTTCCGGGGGACGGCGCAGGCGGGCGGATCCGAGGGGCGCCACGACGACCCCGCCACCGGGCTTCCCGTCTACGACACGTACCAGAAGAGCGGCAAGGCGCTGGCCGACATCTTCACGGCCGCCGGCGTCGACACGATCGTCTTCGACATCCAGGACGCGGGTGCGCGTTTCTACACGTACATCTGGACGCTCTTCGACTGCATGGAGTCGGCCGAGCTCGCGGGGAAACGGTTCGTCGTCCTGGACCGGCCGAATCCGGTGACGGGGCGCGGCGCGTACGGTCCTGTCCTGCACAAGGAGTTCGCGACGTTCGTCGGCAGGCAGCCGATAGCGCAGGCGCACGGCATGACGGTGACGGAGCTGGCGCTGCTGTTCAACGGCGAGTTCCTGGAGCGGCCCGTCGAGCTGGAGACCGTGAAGATGACCGGGTGGAAGCGCTCGGACTTCTACGACGCCTCCGGGCTGCCGTGGGTGCCGCCCAGCCCGAACATGCCCACGCCCGACACCGCCCTGGTCTACAGCGGCACCTGCCTCTTCGAGGGCACGAACCTCTCCGAGGGGCGCGGCACGACCCGTCCCTTCGAGCTGCTCGGCGCGGACGGCATCGACCGGAAGTGGGCGGCCGCCGCGAACGCCGTGGACCTGCGCGGGGTGCACTTCAGGGAGGCCTACTTCGCGCCGACGTTCTCCAAGTTCCAGGGCAAGACGATCGGCGGCGTCCAGCTCCACGTGCACGACCGGGAGGCGTACGACCCGGTGCGCACCGGCATCGCGCTCCTGGTGACCGCCAAGAAGGTGTGGAGCGGCTTCGCCTGGCGCTCCGACAACTGGATCGACAAACTGACGGGCTCCACGCAGGTCCGCACCATGATCGACGCGGGTGCGGACACGGACGAGGTGGTGGGGGGCTGGCAGGACGAGCTCGCCCGCTTCCGTGCCGTGCGGAAGCGGTATCTGCGCTATCACTGA
- a CDS encoding TetR/AcrR family transcriptional regulator, whose product MARTTDGDGTPVPQRLLAAATRLFADRGYDRTSVQEIVESAGVTKGALYHYFGSKDDLLHEVYARVLRVQQERLDAYADSDAPIEQRVRDAAADVVVTTIDNLDDASIFFRSMHHLSPEKNKQVRSERRRYHERFRALIEEGQEAGVFSKATPADLVVDYHFGSVHHLSTWYRPNGPLTPQQVADHLADLLLRALRP is encoded by the coding sequence GTGGCCAGGACGACGGACGGTGACGGCACGCCCGTCCCTCAGCGGCTGCTCGCCGCCGCCACGCGGCTCTTCGCCGACCGCGGCTACGACCGCACGTCGGTGCAGGAGATCGTGGAGTCGGCAGGCGTCACCAAGGGTGCGCTCTACCACTACTTCGGCTCCAAGGACGACCTCCTGCACGAGGTGTACGCACGCGTCCTGCGCGTCCAGCAGGAGCGCCTCGACGCCTACGCGGACTCCGACGCGCCCATCGAGCAGCGGGTGCGGGACGCGGCGGCGGACGTGGTCGTCACGACGATCGACAACCTCGACGACGCCTCGATCTTCTTCCGCTCCATGCACCACCTGAGCCCGGAGAAGAACAAGCAGGTCCGCTCCGAGCGCCGCCGCTACCACGAGCGGTTCCGTGCGCTGATCGAGGAGGGCCAGGAGGCCGGCGTCTTCTCGAAGGCCACCCCGGCGGACCTGGTGGTGGACTACCACTTCGGCTCCGTCCACCACCTGTCCACCTGGTACCGCCCGAACGGTCCGCTCACCCCGCAGCAGGTCGCCGACCACCTGGCGGACCTGCTGCTGAGGGCGCTGCGGCCGTAG
- a CDS encoding class I adenylate-forming enzyme family protein, which yields MSDATPTASIYAAKPWLGRLNDAQRGPIEPAASVVHAFRASVLRAPEHTALAYFDGRLSYREVDALTDSVAGHLAARGLARGDRVAILLQNTPHFVIALLGAWKAGATVVPVNPMYKSAEVGHVLADADVTALICSDRAWETYLRDTAAASPVRIVLTACQLDLQTRNDTRVLDFERLPQAADAEDLVTVARQELPAPGDRQLGPADIALISYTSGTSGTPKGAMNTHGNITYNAERQRTGSGIPEGACYFAMAPLFHITGMVAQVAGCLANAGTLALAYRFEAGVVLDAFAEHRPAYTVGPSTAFMALAAHPSVTREHFDSFAMISSGGAPLPPALVEKFRAGFGPYIHNGYGLTECTAPCASVPPGQEAPVDPVSGTLAVGVPGPETVVRIVDDHGADVPFGEQGEITVRGPQVVPGYWNLPDATCEAFPDGELRTGDIGFMDAQGWLYVVDRKKDMINASGFKVWPREVEDVLYSHAAVREAAVIGVPDSYRGETVKAFVSLRPQADVAPDELAAYCKERLAAYKYPRAVEILPELPKTTSGKILRRELRSRNDTSSRRDESQ from the coding sequence GTGAGCGACGCGACCCCGACCGCCTCCATATACGCCGCCAAGCCCTGGCTCGGCCGCCTCAACGACGCCCAGCGCGGGCCCATCGAGCCCGCCGCCTCCGTCGTGCACGCCTTCCGCGCCTCGGTGCTCAGGGCCCCCGAGCACACGGCCCTCGCCTATTTCGACGGGCGCCTGAGCTACCGCGAGGTGGACGCCCTCACCGACTCCGTCGCCGGACACCTGGCCGCGCGCGGGCTCGCCCGGGGCGACCGGGTCGCGATCCTGCTGCAGAACACCCCGCACTTCGTGATCGCGCTGCTCGGCGCGTGGAAGGCGGGCGCCACGGTCGTGCCGGTGAACCCCATGTACAAGTCGGCGGAGGTCGGGCACGTCCTCGCGGACGCCGACGTGACCGCGCTGATCTGCTCGGACCGCGCCTGGGAGACATATCTGCGCGACACGGCGGCGGCCTCGCCCGTCCGCATCGTGCTCACCGCCTGCCAGCTCGACCTGCAGACCCGCAACGACACCCGCGTCCTGGACTTCGAACGCCTCCCGCAGGCCGCCGACGCCGAGGACCTGGTGACCGTCGCCCGGCAGGAGCTCCCCGCCCCCGGAGACCGGCAGCTCGGCCCCGCCGACATCGCGCTGATCAGCTACACCTCGGGCACGAGCGGCACCCCCAAGGGCGCCATGAACACCCACGGGAACATCACCTACAACGCCGAGCGGCAGCGCACCGGCTCCGGCATCCCCGAAGGCGCCTGCTACTTCGCGATGGCGCCGCTCTTCCACATCACCGGCATGGTCGCGCAGGTCGCGGGCTGCCTGGCCAACGCGGGCACCCTCGCGCTCGCGTACCGCTTCGAGGCCGGGGTCGTCCTGGACGCCTTCGCCGAGCACCGCCCCGCGTACACCGTGGGCCCTTCCACGGCCTTCATGGCGCTTGCCGCCCACCCCTCCGTCACGCGGGAGCACTTCGACTCCTTCGCGATGATCTCCTCGGGCGGCGCGCCGCTGCCGCCCGCCCTGGTGGAGAAGTTCCGCGCGGGCTTCGGCCCCTACATCCACAACGGGTACGGCCTCACCGAGTGCACCGCCCCCTGCGCCTCCGTGCCGCCGGGCCAGGAGGCACCCGTCGACCCGGTGTCCGGCACCCTCGCCGTCGGTGTCCCCGGCCCCGAGACGGTCGTCAGGATCGTCGACGACCACGGCGCGGACGTCCCCTTCGGCGAACAGGGCGAGATCACCGTGCGCGGCCCGCAGGTCGTGCCGGGCTACTGGAATCTTCCCGACGCCACGTGCGAGGCGTTCCCCGACGGCGAGCTGCGGACCGGCGACATCGGCTTCATGGACGCCCAGGGCTGGCTCTACGTGGTCGACCGCAAGAAGGACATGATCAACGCGTCGGGTTTCAAGGTCTGGCCGCGCGAGGTGGAGGACGTCCTCTACAGTCACGCAGCCGTCCGTGAGGCGGCGGTGATCGGCGTCCCGGACAGCTATCGCGGCGAGACCGTCAAGGCCTTCGTCAGCCTGCGCCCGCAGGCCGACGTGGCACCGGACGAGCTGGCGGCGTACTGCAAGGAGCGGCTCGCGGCGTACAAGTACCCCCGCGCGGTCGAGATCCTGCCGGAGCTGCCGAAGACCACAAGTGGGAAGATCCTCCGGCGGGAACTGCGTTCCCGCAACGACACGAGCTCTCGGCGCGACGAGAGCCAGTAA
- a CDS encoding SDR family oxidoreductase, whose product METLQDKGVVVTGAGGGIGAALARRFAAAGARVVVNDLDAAKAKTVADEIGAVAVPGDASTIVPEAREALSGTIDVYCANAGLGSGGSEAAPEEVWATAWDVNVMAHVRAAHALLPDWLERGSGRFVSTVSAAGLLTMIGAAPYSVTKHGAYAFAEWLSLTYRHRGIDVHAICPQGVRTDMLAATGTAGDIVLTPTAIEPEDVADALFAGMEENRFLILPHPEVAEYYRIRAAEPDKWLTGMNHLQQKWEATER is encoded by the coding sequence GTGGAGACCCTGCAGGACAAGGGAGTTGTCGTCACCGGTGCCGGAGGCGGGATCGGGGCCGCGCTGGCCCGCCGGTTCGCCGCCGCCGGGGCGCGCGTCGTGGTCAACGACCTGGACGCGGCCAAGGCGAAGACGGTGGCCGACGAGATCGGTGCCGTGGCCGTGCCGGGCGACGCGTCCACGATCGTGCCGGAGGCCCGAGAGGCGCTGAGCGGCACGATCGACGTGTACTGCGCCAATGCGGGCCTCGGCTCCGGCGGCTCGGAGGCCGCCCCGGAGGAGGTCTGGGCCACGGCCTGGGACGTCAACGTCATGGCCCACGTCCGCGCGGCCCACGCGCTGCTCCCCGACTGGCTGGAGCGCGGCAGTGGCCGCTTCGTCTCCACCGTCTCGGCGGCCGGCCTGCTCACCATGATCGGCGCCGCGCCCTACAGCGTCACCAAGCACGGCGCGTACGCCTTCGCCGAGTGGCTCTCGCTGACCTACCGGCACCGCGGGATCGACGTCCACGCGATCTGCCCGCAGGGCGTGCGCACCGACATGCTCGCCGCCACCGGCACCGCGGGCGACATCGTGCTCACCCCCACCGCGATCGAGCCGGAGGACGTCGCGGACGCGCTCTTCGCCGGGATGGAGGAGAACCGCTTCCTGATCCTGCCGCACCCCGAGGTCGCCGAGTACTACCGCATCCGCGCCGCCGAGCCCGACAAGTGGCTCACCGGCATGAACCACCTCCAGCAGAAGTGGGAGGCGACGGAGCGGTGA